GCTTCCTGCGAATGGCCTGATGCATTCAAAGCAAGCCCGATATTGACTAGAATATCGGCCTGAAGCAGCTCAAATTGTACCACTCTTGCATGCTGAAGGGCTTTTTTATAGATTGGAATAGATTGGTCGTATCGTTTTAGCTCATCATAGCAAATACCCATATTATTTTCAGTAATGGACATTCCCCTTATATTATGCTCAGCTTTTGCCAACGCTAGTCCCTGCCGGTAGTACGTGAGCGCTTCCGAATACTTCTTCATGGCTCGGAGTGCATTACCAATACCGCCGTAGGTAGTCGCAATTCGGGGCTGAATGGTATACTGCTCCTGTACGCGCAGTGACCGAAGTCCAATAGCTACGGCTTTACCATACTCGCCAAGTTTTTCATACGCAGCGGCTACGTTAGCCATAGCTCCACAGCGGAACCGAGGGGTGAGTTTATAGGTCTCGGCGTCCGTTAAGGCTTTCTGAAAATACGTAAGGGCTACTTGCGGACGATCCGTCAGGTAATAAATAGATCCCCGGTTTGTATAGGCTTTTGCCAGACCCAGCCCATACTGAAGTTTACCGGCCAGTTTTTCGGAAATTTGCAGAACAGAGTCGGCAGCGTCATAATCGGGATTGGTGCTTGAATGAAGTTCACGGCCCAGCACATTTAGGGCAATGACGTAATTGGTATCCTGAACCGTATGTGATTTGAGGTAAATACGAACCGAATCGAGAGAATTAGGCACCTGAGCTATCAGAACGGCTTTAGGCAAGAGGGTCACAAAAAGGATAAGGACAATTCGACAGAAGCAGGATTTCATGATAACGAGTTATCGATAGTCCTATAAATATCAATCAAATATTGCCCAAATTATAATGTCTTTAGCAAAAGGTTTATAGAACCGCATGGGCGGCCCCGACAGATTGGTTAAAGGCTCACCTGCATCGATAACTTTACCGCAAAGGAGGTAGCGCCTGGCTGATTCCGGTAAGTCAGACGATGGAGCGCTTCAATACGCAGCACCTTAAAGACGTTTTCAATGCCGTATCCTACTTCTGCATAGGGCACCGACCCTAAAGACCGGATTGGTGCAATCGGTTTGCCAGTGGCATCATGCGTGGCAGGGAGTGACCGGTTCTGGTTGCTTAGGTGTCCCCACAACAGGTTGCCGGTCACGAACGAACGCCAGCCCCAACGCCGGACCAGTGGAAGCCGATTGGTAAGTAGACCATCAAATTTGTGTTCGATGGCCAGGGATACATATCGATCACTGGTGAATTCGGCATAGTTCATCAAATTGAACGCATTGCGGTTGTAAAACGGTGTTTGGTTGCCGAGGTGCATTTCCAGCAACGGATAGGGCAGGAGCGAAGGGCTATACCCCGCCCGAACCGTATACTGTGTCTTGCCCCACAACCCCCAGCGGAGTGCATGAGCCCATTGTAACTGCCATTTGTGGTAGGTACCCAGTCGATTCCCCTGTACCGATGACGCGCCCAGTGTATAACGAAGGGTGACAATGGGCGCGGTTTCTGTCGTCCGGCGACGGATGCGACGACCAGTAACCCGACGATTCGGGAGACGACCTGGCGCATAGCGGGTCTCCAGAAAAAACTCCCGGCTTTGCACCGTCGGATTGGCCGTTAAGGGATTGGATGATTCTGCCGGTTGGTTGATGGCAAACGGAAACAACAGATTCATCGCTCGGGCCCGAACGCCAGCTGTCTGGGTAAAATCGGAACCTAGGTCTCGTTGGGCTGTCAACACCGTTTCGCGTTGGTAGTAGGCTTGCCGGTACGCCCCAAACCGGCTGGTGATTCGAAAAAACGAGTTATCCGCAATATCTTCCTGCCGATAGCCTAGCCGCTCCAGTTCATAGCTGTGTTTCAGTGTGAGTAGTGTTAAGGGCTGGCGCGAAGGAATGAAGTTAACCTCCCAACCTGTTTTCCAGACTTTATCGCGGGTTCCATAAGCCCCATAAGCAGACAATTGCCAGTGGCGACTAAATGCATTGTTGGTTTGTAAACCAATTCGTAGCCGATTGCCTTCAATGGGGTTATATGCCCACATGGAGTATACGGATCCCAGATCGATACCCCGCCAGAGAGGCAGGTAACCACCGTTTAAGAGAAACTGCCCTACTTTTGTGTAGGCCCTGACAATGGGCAAATTACGTACCGTGTCGAGCATGGCTCTCGTTTGGTCGAATGTTGCGGATAGAATCGACTGCTCACGTTGGGTGGGCCAGTAATCAGCCGGAGCCTGCGAACGATCGTCAGCTAACTCAACATCAACCGTAAAAAAATCAACAGGTTTAGGTTGGCCGATTACTGGCCGACGAACGCTAGTAAAGTAATCGACGGTAGCACCAAACGTATGGGGTACGAGCTCGCCAGCCTGAACCGTCAGGTGAGTGAACTCAGGTAGCCAAACCTTACCTGAATCTGAAACCATCGAATAGGTTTGCTCAATAGTAATCTGGTTGATAAAGTTAATATTGGCGATGGAGTCGACGTGGGCTTCGATGCGAACCAATGCATAGCTGGCGGTATCGATCCACATCGTTCCCCGAAAAACAAGATCCCGTTCATTTTTAGGGTCAAAATCAATTCCGTAGCACGTGTACTCGCCCACCTGTGCCGTATCGGCCAGAAAATAGGTATAGGCCATTCGCCCGCTAACAGCCAGCGGAGATAGAAATTCTTTTTTGAACAGGCTTACCTGGTTTTTGTAAAAATTGAGCGTATTGAAACCTGCACCAGTGAATTGAGAAACATAACTGTCGTCGGTGATACCTACACTGCTGATGTTGGTTTTCTGGATATGCTCTTTCAGGTGCTGAGGATGCTGTCGGGCATAGATGTGTGAAACAGTTTCGGATAGAAAAATGGGGAATTCCTGTTGTTGTTTTCCGCCCTGTTTCTGCTCCAATGCCTGTAGTACGGCTCGGATAGGCTTCCGTTGTCGAAAGCGTTCATCAAGATTGTTTATTCGGATAGAAAGCTGGCTGTAGGCTTCGTAGTCATACCCGCTCAGCTGACTGAAATCATTTCGCTTCCGGTAGGAGTGTATAGCTCTAAGAACGCGAAAGGCTGGATTTTCACCTGCATGGACTACAACCTCGCTCAACTGTGCGGCTGTAGGTATCAGCTCAACCTGGATTTTACCTCCCGAAATAGCTACCGCTTTGGTCTGATACCCCAATGCCGATACTAGTAGTGAATCAGTAGGTTGTCGTAATGCTAATTGAAAAGCACCTTCCAGGTCAGCCTGCGTACCAACTGCTTTCCCCTTCACGGCCAACGATGCAAAGGGAATAGCCTGACCAGTGCTTTGATCGATTACGCGTCCCGAAATCAGCGTGGGTGTGGTCGTCTGGCCTAAAGCGGGTAAACAGAACAGAAACATTAGCCAAAACAGGAGTTGGTTGACGGAGCGAATCCGTCGTACTAATGTTAGTACAGACTGTAGGCCCTGACATTCAATTGGTAGCGTAAGAGGAAGAGATGTATTCATGTTCATGTTGTTTACCATACGACTCCAGCAAAGCTCTGGCAATCAGGCTTTAAGGTAAACTGGTTAAAACGTGAACAGGAAAATTTAGTCAGCCAAATGTTGAAATAGCTGTATGAATTGAACCGATAAACTAGTTTGTATAATTCGAGATCAACCCAAAGTGAGGATGTATACTTAGTTGTTGTGCAAAAAATGATTTGTTTTAAAGTTACATCGTTCTTACAAAGAAACTTCTCATTTTTATCAATCGTAGTAAGTGCCAGATTATTAGATGTTTTTCTTATTAGTTATTGGGGTATTGTAGCTTCAGTTGAATAAATAATAATTTTTTTATTCAATAATATAATTAAAATGGTTTAATTTGCTTGTGAGTAGAAACATAAACAATAGGTGGTTTACTTTATTGTTTATTAAAAGGCTTTTTAGGTAACACAGAATTCTTGTTTGTTACTAAATAGCTTTTGTTAATGCATATTTAAAAGATATCTAGCCTATTCATAGGTAAATAATTCAGTTTAATGTATACTAATTGGTTACGTTTTTACTTGAATTGGTTTATAAAGTAGATAAAGAGTTTAATTTTCTTAGTACTTTTTGCTAAAATAAACTAAGAATTTTAGTAGTTTTAATGATACTATTTCGTTTTTAATGTAGATAGTATATTGTTTAGATTTATAATAAATAATTTGCCTGCTAGGCTTATTTATTTTGGAAATAACACTCAACTTCTGGGGAAGACTAACGAATAAGTATGCATCCAAGGCAGCTAGTACTTTCTGCCGATGAGATTGTATTTAATCAAAAAGTAAACTGATTTTTATCAGCAAATATCTGTGGTTACACATTTATATTTAATCGCTTTTTAGAGTACATGGGTTAGCAGTGTGAGGAGAATGCGGCCGTTTTAATAGGCTAACTCAATAAACCATTGTTATGAAACTGGATAGAGTAAGGTTGTTTCTGATGAAAGCAACGATTGTCCAGAGTCTAATAGATACCATACCATACGCTCGACCCCTTTTGAGCTTCAATAGGTCTGAAGGTTAGCTAAGAGCTTTGTTGGAAAACCAGAGCCTGTCAGGAGTACAGGTAGGTTTATTTTTGTGCTAAGCCCAGATAAAATGGGACTGAACGGGCGAAGCCGTAAAGAGTCATTAACTTGGGAGGTTATTTGTCGTGAACATAGAGCGCCTTCTCCATCCCCCTTTTCAATATAATATGCATACCGATTTTTATGGA
This window of the Spirosoma aerolatum genome carries:
- a CDS encoding DUF5686 and carboxypeptidase-like regulatory domain-containing protein, giving the protein MNTSLPLTLPIECQGLQSVLTLVRRIRSVNQLLFWLMFLFCLPALGQTTTPTLISGRVIDQSTGQAIPFASLAVKGKAVGTQADLEGAFQLALRQPTDSLLVSALGYQTKAVAISGGKIQVELIPTAAQLSEVVVHAGENPAFRVLRAIHSYRKRNDFSQLSGYDYEAYSQLSIRINNLDERFRQRKPIRAVLQALEQKQGGKQQQEFPIFLSETVSHIYARQHPQHLKEHIQKTNISSVGITDDSYVSQFTGAGFNTLNFYKNQVSLFKKEFLSPLAVSGRMAYTYFLADTAQVGEYTCYGIDFDPKNERDLVFRGTMWIDTASYALVRIEAHVDSIANINFINQITIEQTYSMVSDSGKVWLPEFTHLTVQAGELVPHTFGATVDYFTSVRRPVIGQPKPVDFFTVDVELADDRSQAPADYWPTQREQSILSATFDQTRAMLDTVRNLPIVRAYTKVGQFLLNGGYLPLWRGIDLGSVYSMWAYNPIEGNRLRIGLQTNNAFSRHWQLSAYGAYGTRDKVWKTGWEVNFIPSRQPLTLLTLKHSYELERLGYRQEDIADNSFFRITSRFGAYRQAYYQRETVLTAQRDLGSDFTQTAGVRARAMNLLFPFAINQPAESSNPLTANPTVQSREFFLETRYAPGRLPNRRVTGRRIRRRTTETAPIVTLRYTLGASSVQGNRLGTYHKWQLQWAHALRWGLWGKTQYTVRAGYSPSLLPYPLLEMHLGNQTPFYNRNAFNLMNYAEFTSDRYVSLAIEHKFDGLLTNRLPLVRRWGWRSFVTGNLLWGHLSNQNRSLPATHDATGKPIAPIRSLGSVPYAEVGYGIENVFKVLRIEALHRLTYRNQPGATSFAVKLSMQVSL